The nucleotide window TGATATTTTTTATAGGACACTTTTATGCATATaaagttctaaagaacagcatgtatttgGAATACAAATTTGTTACAAGTGAAAGTGTTTATTGTCACTTTTGCATCCTTTgttaagtattaatttattttttttaactcttgAACAGAAGTGTatctatatatgtgtgtgtatgttttcTATTATACAATTATTAAATCTGTTTAATAGACATTTTGTAGATACATATGTGGCCACTAGAGgatgattttttttgtcttctttccATATTTATTAAATCTTTACTTAAAATATTGTACTTAATAATTTTCCTTCCTGTAGTTGAAACCTCAGAAGACATCCAGAAAGCATGGGGAGTGATAAGGGAGATTATGATACGGCTGAACACACTCACAGAGCAGTGGCAAGGGCTGTGCCTGACGGTCCACACTCCCTGTAAAGCCAGTGGCTGTGACGCATACTTTACATGGAATGACTGGCAAGAATGGTTAGAAGATACAAGGACAAACAAATTTAATGTGTAAGTTGTCATGTGATTTGCTCTTTTTTATGTGTTCTCAGCAGATCATTCTTGTTAGTGGTATAGTCAATACATATTCCTTTATTAAAGTATCTTTGAATcatcataaatgtattaaaattaaatcagGTGACTGAACACTGTGTTCTATCTTATAGAGGACAAGAGGAGAAACAAACTTGCCGCAATGGACACCAACGAAGGACTGAGTTGCTGTTCCCTAGaagtaaatgcatttatttacagagaAATACAACTTGCGCTTAGTCCTCTGCCATTTATAaatcttaaatatttttgttttcagcTCCTGATGCTTCGACCTGAGGACAGGACACATGGAACAATTAATAACAAAGAATACAAATAAAAACTCACTTGACTTGATGGGAAAGGCTGTTAAGCCCACATCAGTGTGTCATTCCTTAAGCTTTGTGAAACACAACACCGACTTGCACAGAAAATAGCAATGTTGCACAGAAAATTGTGTGTTTTCAACATGTTATTACATTAACTGTAAAAGCTCCAAAACATTAAACATATCCTATATTTACGATATTTAATGTGTTCTTGATTTAGTTTGAAATCAAGAAATCTAATGTTATTTTGGGGAACACACAAGATTTGTGTAGTCTACTCTGAGTAACAAATTGTTCAGCGGATATGTTGTCTTGTAGAAACATATTGTCGCCGCCAGGGGGTGATCTTTATACATTTACGTTTTACATTTTGTTTGATGACTATTTGTGGAGGGTAAAGTATTGCTGCTGTTGAATCCTTGCTTGAACATGTAATGAATTCTTCAATAAAGTTATCCAGATACAAAAGTATTATGGGTTTTACCAAAGTCTCTTTCTGTCAGCCAAGATATGCTTCAAATTAGCTACAAAATTAAAAGTAGGCCTACATCTAACAAATCACAGCaaattttgatggtcccctttatacattctgttgactataagtaactttgcaagcacACGTCTGCTAATTCAGAGTATTAGTATTGAACTATTTATTATGGTTAGGGTTAAGGTTAATAAGTTATAAAGTATAGTATTATAGTAATACAGTATTAGTAGACATaaagcagacagtctactaacTACTCTGATGACTAGTATAGTTAACATGATGACATGTTTTCCACacaaaattaaatgattttttatttatgttttcattttcTGTCTGTTCATTCTTGTTCAGATTTTTTACTTTGGCAATgcttttcggtaacactttaagGTTAGACATGTACTAACTATTATATTATCAATTAATTATGcttaattacatgcaagtaaccctaaacCAAATCCAAATCCTATAACCCTAACTATATAGTTGGTACATGTAATATTCCTCAGTACTTAcctgtataattacactgtaataaagacaccttaaaataaagtgtaaccatttTCAATAAGGttatttagttaacatgaactaagaatgaacacttctacagcatttattaatcttagttaatgtaaatttcagcatttactaatctattactaaaatcaaaagttgtttgttaatattagttaatgcactgtgaactaacatgactGGACTGTACTAACATTCATTTAATAATtagatgaataaatagtgtaataaatgtattgttcattaacaaatgacaccttactgtaaagtgttacctttacTTCATTATAAAGTGCATAGCAAGATGTAATTTTCAAATGATTTTGTTGATGGTGCTTTACAATATACTAACTTCAGTGACAGTTCACTTGGAGCAGACTGAGGttaggcacacacacacacacacacacacacacacacacacacacacacacacacacacacacacacacaaacacaatgtaGAGACTTTCTATTGACTTCTGTTGTGTTTTTTATTGTGCTAATGATTTCTATCTGTAAACAGAACCCTCACATAAACAGATCCACACAGATTCTTCTGGAAACATCTGGCCCTGACAGTATGAATAAAGAAGTTATTTTATGCATTCTAGAGGATGAAAGTTACATATGCATTCAAAACTTTCTATTACTTGTTTGCCTAATACCTCTAAAGCAAAACTGTGGCAGTAACATAGTCATGGAATCAAATGGCAATACTATGGTAATTCAATATATACAGTATAGCATACAGAAAATCTTTTcaaaacatgtttgtaacatggtTGTTTTTGGCACTTTGGCATGTCAGTCTTGTTTTGTGATTATGCTGTTTTGAATCCACGTCTTTTTAGCAGGTTATCCAAAGCCCACAGCACGCTGACAGATAGACAACAGGTGAACAGGTTACAGTAGCCTGAATGTCTAAAAACGGACGTCACTCCATCGTTTTGTTTGATATCAGAGGTCAACACTGCAAGTTTTGCGTTCCATAACGCGGAACATACGCGTGCGCCGGGGTGAGCATGATTTCGCAGAGATAGGCAGCGCCTCATACGCGTGGCGCAGTGAGCGCACAGAATAGTTCTTTTGAGTTTGTCAAAGCCACGCGCCCGGCGCGCGAAGACCGAGCAGGGGATTCATGCAGGAGGCGGGGTCTTCCTTTGGGAGCGTGCGGCCCGAAAGGGGGTGGAGGTGTGGCGCACGTGTAGAAAAGGGAGAGCAAGTTGCTTTACCCTCAAATCATTCGCCAAACAGGTGAATCGCATCTTGCGAGCCACGCGAAAGGCACGAGAGCGGCGCATTACTCGCAAACTCCCCTTctcatctatttatctatttatttccCCGCGACATGGAGGCAACTGTCATCGCTACTTCGCAAATGACCCAAGAAACGTTTTACCAGCCTTTTTCGGAGACCCTCGTACCTCACGCAAAGCAGGACATGGAGTGTAAAGTGCTGAAGAGACAGCGCTCGAGCAGCCCAGAGCTGCTCAGGTGCAAGAGGAGACTGACCTTCAACGGACTCGGCTATACGATTCCTCAACAGCAGCCCATGGCTGTAGCCAGACGTAACGAACGCGAAAGAAACCGCGTCAAGCAGGTGAACATGGGCTTCCAGACGCTTCGCCAGCATGTGCCGAACGGAGCGGCGAACAAGAAGATGAGCAAAGTGGAGACGCTGCGCTCTGCGGTGGAGTACATCCGAGCGCTTCAGCAACTGCTAGATGAGCACGACGCCGTGTCTGCTGTGTTGCAGTGCGGCGTCCCGTCTCCATCGGTCTCCAACGCGTACTCAGCGGGCTCGGAGTCTCCGCATTCGGCTTATTCATCTGATGAGGGCAGCTACGAGCATCTCAGCTCTGAGGAGCAAGAGCTGCTGGACTTCACCACATGGTTCGACAGATATGAATCAGGTAAGAGCAGTTTTCAAGAGCTTTCCACTTTTACAAACCTTGGGGCCCTCACTTAGTTTAAAAAGCGACTTTTCTTCCAAACACTTAAGTGGTACATATTACCTTCAGGGGttcaaaatcttaattattcttTTTCTCATGACTGAATTGCAGATTTTATGTATGCCTGTGACTAATAACTGTTATTATTCTATTACAGGTGCTTCACTGACTACTAAAGATTGGTGCTGAAGGGACAACACAGGACCTGCCCAGGTCGATAATACACTGCTTGCTGGTGTCAGTGAAGGACTTGAGTTCATTGACTGAGCACTGGACACACTGAGGGCATTTTCCAGCAATGCACACAGATGCAACTACATGGGACTTGAGGCGTGCAAGGATGTCTATACTGCTGACTTGTGTCTTGTAACTCCGCGTTCAATATTTTGCCCTGTTGAAGCAATAATGTGTAAATGCAACTGAATGAGCCAGTTTGTTCCTTCCATATTGTACAAGTAACGAGGTGACCAGGTGTAGTTAAACGAATGAGGATGAGAATAGTATCAGGTCCCACATATCTGTTAGGGGATACACTAACGTTACACTAGGAAGCCCACAGGCAACctgtaaattataatattttgtgCTAGATACGTGGGAATGTTTTTGTACTGGATGAATATCTTTTGTATCAAAGTGTGCACTTGTGTGTTtttatacaaacttgtgtatatGCAATTTTTTATGAAGAGAAACcctattttatgtaaaataaatactttatttattcatttcattgTCTTGTGTGTTTAAAATCAACGACTAATaacaaatgtaaccctggaccacaaaaccagtcataagggtcagttttttgaaattgagatttatacatcatcttaaagctgaataaataagctttccattgatgtatggttaggacaatatttggccgagatacaattttttttgaaaatctggaatctgagggtgtaaacaaatcaaaatgttgagaaaagttgtccaaattaagttcttagcaatgcatattactattcaaaaattaagttttgatacatttacggtaggaaatttacaaaatatcctaatggaacatgatctttaattaatatcctcatggtttttggcataaaagaacattttgacctatacaatgtatttttggctattgctacaaatatagccatgctatttaagactggttttgtggtccagggtcacaaatacactTTCATAAAGCTTAAGTTTGACAtttaaaattcagaattgtacTTTACCAAAATGTAGATACTTACTGTATACATAATGTATAAAAGAAGTGGCTTTGAGTTGTGTCAACATGGTTTAATTAATGGGAGTCATTTACTGTATAACCACAATGGAAAGTGACAGGCAGCTGTAGACGGGATGCAACCTTGGGATACAGTATGTGAACAGTTAATTTTTAAGCAACAACAAAAAGTTCAAGAGTAAAGCAATTTATAACCCCTGAATACCTTTGTGGTGTAACCAATGCGTCGGTCCCAACCTATAGAGGCTGTGAATAGACTTCAGCAGAAGACTAATGGTGATGAACTAACTGTCCTGGAGGGCATCCAAAAATTTTCTACTAATGTCGGTTTTCCCATTCACTTTTTTCTTACAGTTTTAGCATATATGCAGGGGTCTTATCAGCAAAGATAAGGAGACCTGTTTGGGTTTGTGCGATTCTAACTTTCCGCATTTAAACCAGGCAAAAGCAGCCCTATTCTTGCTTCAAATGACATCCTTCAAAGTGCTTCAAATGTGAGTCAACCGAGCACTACGGTTCTGAGTGCATGAAAATTAGCATTTTCTATTGTGCGTGTGAAGTTTGGATGCGCTGTAAGGCCTTTCGCCATCATCCAATCAGACAGACCCGTGCTGATTTTGAATGGCCTCTGATTTAAGTGACACAAAAGCACTTTTGTGCGAGGGCTACACCATATTCATCACATAGTGCCTTCAACATAAATCTGATTGGATGTCTTGGCCACTTTGATGTCGCTCCAGTGTACGAGTGGCATTGTGATGTCTAACTTCAGTCTGCATTGCCTATTTTCAGCACTTAGAGCAGGAGGTCCTTTTAATTCGTGAAGAGTAAATTCataaaaaattctcctctctaaTAAAACACCAGCAGAATGATTGACACTACTTTACAGAGTCCCACACAAAAGCCTGATTTGGGTCCAGTGACAAATGAAAGGGGCCGGGTGCGGGCCTCATTCAGACTAATTTTAATCTTTCActcactctgtttttttttttccatctagactctatcttttttttttcagttctcaTTTTGGAGATCATACACTGGGGGGTTTCACAGAtaccacagaagaaccattttgggctCTCCAATAAACAGTTTCTTTAGTGTGAAAAACAATCTAAACAACCTTTTTCACGATAAGGAACCTTCAGAACATTACaaaggttccatagatgttaaaagttcttcgtGAAACTATAGATGCCAATGaactctttatttttaagagtataggaCATGAAGAAGGAACATGTCAATCCTAGTGTTATTTTATATGGAAAACAACAACCTATGATCCaagtataaaaacaaacacagcaaAATTCTGAGACACAATTTTTTAGTCTTGGATTTCATGCCTCACATTGACAAGACTTCCTTTATTCTTTACAAAAGTGTTTTTTCTATCTCTTTTTGGttgtttatctctctctctctgggctCAGGATTGTGTGCAGTCAGGTTGATTTACCCTGTCTGGCTCTGCATGCTAAACGCTGTCTTAAATTGCCCAGCACCCTCCGCACACACTCCTTCTTGCACACACAATAGTCATCCGTCTCGGCTGAGAgccaaacccccccccccccccctctcaaACTTCATCACACACACCCAAAACAAACCCTGCTCTGAGACACTGTACTCCTCAGTCCTatctaagagagagagagagagttttatTCCACATTCACTCTTTGACTCACATTTTGAGAAAATTCATTAGCGATGTTTAAAAATAGTAGATAAGGCAAAGATTAGTCCTGTAATGTACGACGATTAAACAAACAGTGCTTTGGTGAACCTGTGTGTGGTCAGTGAGTATTTTCTGTGCGCTGGTGCTGGCCAGGGGCCTTGTAAGCAAATACGCTCCTGAAGTTCCTATATCTCTCAGCCACACTTCCATTGTTGTGAGGCGTCTCATATCTCCATGGCTTCTGCTTGTTTGAGGAGCTGGTCTGAT belongs to Garra rufa chromosome 3, GarRuf1.0, whole genome shotgun sequence and includes:
- the ascl1b gene encoding achaete-scute homolog 1b produces the protein MEATVIATSQMTQETFYQPFSETLVPHAKQDMECKVLKRQRSSSPELLRCKRRLTFNGLGYTIPQQQPMAVARRNERERNRVKQVNMGFQTLRQHVPNGAANKKMSKVETLRSAVEYIRALQQLLDEHDAVSAVLQCGVPSPSVSNAYSAGSESPHSAYSSDEGSYEHLSSEEQELLDFTTWFDRYESGASLTTKDWC